GTCAGACTGAAGCATACCCCATCATGACGGATCGGAGAACTCAGTATGCCACGTCGCGATTTTTTCTCCCCTGCCCAACTCCTTGAATTGGTGGCCATTCCAGAGGACGAAGGCGAGCTCATTAGGCTGTATTCCTTGTTGCCACAGGATCTTGCCATCATCCGGCAAAGGCGTGGAGATGCCAACCGTCTCGGTTTTGCAGCGCAACTTTGCTCTATTCGATTTCCCGGCCTGGTTATCGGGCAAAATGATTCACCAGACCAACGTATGCTGGGGATGATATCTCGGCAACTCATGATCGATCCAGGGTTGTGGACCAATTACGCGGGACGAGATCAGACGAGAAGGGAGCACCTTCAGGCAATCATCGGCATCTACGGGTATCGCCAGTTCAATGTCGCCGATTACCGGTCGTTGTCGATATGGCTTCTGCCCTTTGCCCTGCAAAGCGATCAGAGCATGGTTCTTGGACGGGCGGTTTTGAACGAGGTGAGAGCCCGGAGAATCATCGTTCCTCCTTTGCCGGTCATCGAGCGGTTATGCGCGGAAACGGCCACTCGTGCGCTTCGTCACATCTACGCCGCCCTGACCAGTCCTTTGACGATGGGACAACGAAAGCAGCTCGAAGCCTTGTTCCTGCCGTATGAAAACCGGCAAATCAGCGTGTTGGCCTGGTTGCGGCTTCCGGTGTCCAAGACAGGACCGCGCCACATGAACACCTTGCTGGCTCGCCTTCACCGGGTCCGATCCCTCGACCTGGCCCCCGGCCTCGAACATGCGGTTCACCGGAACCGACTTCTGAAGCTGGCGCGCATGGCTGAACGCACCACTCTTCAGCATATGAGGCGGTTTGATGAGGCCCAGCGCTATGCCCTTCTGGTCGCGCTTCTCCTGGAAACACGGGCCACACTGACGGATGAGATACTGACCATGCACGATCGAATCATGGGAAAGCTCTTCGCCCGGGCCAAAAGAAAGCATGAGGAGGCCTTCCTGGAGTCTGCCCAGACGATCAACGAGAAAATTCGTATCTTCGCGAAGGTCGGGCAGGCTCTTCTCGATGCCAGGCGAACCGGGGAGGACCCATTTACCGCCATTGAAGCGATTCTCCCGTGGGAAACCTTCGAAGCGAGTGTGACCGAGGCCGACGGGATCGTCAAACCCACCATGGACGACTCTCTGAGTCTGATCGGAACCTCATACTCCCAGATCCGACGCTATGCACCGCTTTTCCTCGAGACCTTCGAGTTCAGGTCTGCCCCCGGCGCGGAGGGTCTCCTGCAAGCCATTCACCTCCTGCGGCAGTTGAACGCCTCAGACGTGCGCGAGGTTCCCGCGGACGCGCCAAGGAACTTCATTCGGAAACGGTGGAAACCGCTGCTCTTCTCGGGAACGGTGATAGATAGGCGATTCTACGAACTCTGTGTCCTCGCTGAATTGAAAAATGCCCTTCGGTCCGGGGATTTGTGGGTGTCCGGAAGCCGCCAGTTCAATGATTTCAAAGAATACATCTTGTCTCCAGAGGCATTTGAACAACTGAAACATGATGGCTTCAGCCTTCCCGTGGAACCGGACAGAGAGAAATACCTGTCTGGGCGCATGGAGCAACTCAGGTCCCAGCTCGTCGCTGTCGACAAGCTCGCGGCGCTCGGACAACTGCCGGATGTGACCTTTACCAAAGGGGTTCTGAAGATCACGCCTCTGGACAAGCTCGTTCCCGATGAAGCCGAAGCCGCGATGCGCAAGGTCTATGCGCTCATGCCCCATGTCCGCATCACGGAGTTATTGCTGGAGGTGGACCGCTGGACCGGCTTCAC
This genomic stretch from Desulfovibrio sp. harbors:
- a CDS encoding Tn3 family transposase translates to MPRRDFFSPAQLLELVAIPEDEGELIRLYSLLPQDLAIIRQRRGDANRLGFAAQLCSIRFPGLVIGQNDSPDQRMLGMISRQLMIDPGLWTNYAGRDQTRREHLQAIIGIYGYRQFNVADYRSLSIWLLPFALQSDQSMVLGRAVLNEVRARRIIVPPLPVIERLCAETATRALRHIYAALTSPLTMGQRKQLEALFLPYENRQISVLAWLRLPVSKTGPRHMNTLLARLHRVRSLDLAPGLEHAVHRNRLLKLARMAERTTLQHMRRFDEAQRYALLVALLLETRATLTDEILTMHDRIMGKLFARAKRKHEEAFLESAQTINEKIRIFAKVGQALLDARRTGEDPFTAIEAILPWETFEASVTEADGIVKPTMDDSLSLIGTSYSQIRRYAPLFLETFEFRSAPGAEGLLQAIHLLRQLNASDVREVPADAPRNFIRKRWKPLLFSGTVIDRRFYELCVLAELKNALRSGDLWVSGSRQFNDFKEYILSPEAFEQLKHDGFSLPVEPDREKYLSGRMEQLRSQLVAVDKLAALGQLPDVTFTKGVLKITPLDKLVPDEAEAAMRKVYALMPHVRITELLLEVDRWTGFTRHFTNLKTGESPSDPAILLTAVLADGINLGLAKMAEVCPMMTYTKLAWLTAWHIRDATYSKALAELVNAQHQQSLAIVWGAGNTSSSDGQRYRAGGRGEPAGQMNLKYGTDPSVMLYTHISDRYAPFHSRVINANIREATFVLDGLLYHESDLRIEEHYTDTAGFTDHVFGLCHLLGYRFAPRIRDLADKKLFLPDREGEYPALEGMVGGAIQKGHILSHWEEVTRLAASIVHGTATASLLLRKLGSYPRQNGLAVALREVGRIERTLFILQWLQDSGLRRRVQVGLNKGEARNALARAVFLNRLGEMRDRGFEHQNHRACALNLIVAAITLWNTIYLERALEALRERGEPIPSELVRHLSPLGWEHINLTGNYVWSLNKLVAQGRFRPLRNP